The genome window CGTCTTCCACCTGGCCGGCGTACGACGCGGCGCGACGCGGGAGGACTTCATGCGCGTCAACGCGGAGGGCACCCGCCACCTGTGCGATGCCATGGTCGCCGCCGGGCACCGTCCCCGGCTGGTGCTGGCCGGCTCGCTGGCCGCCATGGGCCCCTCCTCCCCCACCCGTCCCCATGTAGAGGAGGACGCCTTCCATCCGCATGAGTGGTACGGCGAGAGCAAGGCGGAGGCGGAGCGCATCGCCTTCTCCTATGCGGACCGGCTGCCGGTGACGGTGACGCGGCCTCCGCGCATCCTCGGACCCGGGGACAGGGAGAACCTCACCTTCTTCAAGCTCGGCAAGCGCGGCATCCGGCTGGAGCTGGCCGGTGGCCCCCGCCCCCTGACGATGGTGGACGTGGAGGACGTGGTGGACCTGATGCTGCTGCAGGCCGGCCACCCCCAGGCCGTGGGCGAGGCCTTCTTCTGCGCGGGCCCCGGCGCCCCCCTCTCCCTGGAGGAGGTGCAGGACATGGGGGCCGCCGCGCTGGGCCTGCACCCCCGCACGGTGCGTCTGAGCCCCTGGATGCTGACCACCATGGCCTCGGCGGCGGACGGGGTGAGCCGGGCGACGGGCCGGAAGCTCCCGCTGAACCGGAAGCTGGCGCGGCAGCTCTTGGCCCCCGCCTGGACGTGCTCCGGCGCCAAGGCCGAGCGCATGCTGGGTTTTCACCCAAAGCGCGATCTGAAGGACTCCATCCGCCGTAGTGCGGAGTGGTACCAACAGCAGGGCTGGTTGTAAGTCCCGCCGTCGTTGACCTCACCCCCCCAGGAGTGTCAGGAAGCCCGCTGTCACATGCCCTCGAAAGCTGCCTTTTTCGATGTCGACGGGACGCTCGTGAAGACGAACGTCGTCCACGTCTACGCGTACTACGCGATGAACCGCGGCTCGGTCCTGGGCATCGCGGGGAGGACGCTGAGTACCGCCGTCAGCGTTCCCCTCTTTGGCGTCATGGACGCCCTCGACCGCAAGACGTTCAACGAGTTCTTCTACCGCTACTACGCGGGGTTGACCGAGGACCGCCTGGTCACCATCGCGGAGGACATGTTCGAGGACGTGCTCGAGCCGGCCCTCTTCGAGCAGTCCCAGGACCTCATCGACCAGGCGCGCCGCAGCGGCTGCAAGGTGGTGCTCGTCACCGGAGCGCTGGACTTCACCATGCGCCCGCTCGCCCGCCACCTGGGCGCGGACGACCTCATCGCCAACAAGATGCAGTTCGTGGGCGGCAAGGCCACCGGCAAGGTGATTCCGCCCATCATCGAGGGCGCGAACAAGGCCAACGCCATCCGCGCCTACTGCGTGAAGGAGGGCCTGGCGCTGGACAAGTGCCACGGTTACTCCGACAGCGCCTCTGACTACGCCATGCTCGCGGTGGTGGGACGCCCCACCGCGGTGAACCCGGACCTGCGCCTGCGCTCCATCGCGCGCGCGTACAACTGGCCCATCCTGGACCTCAAGTAAGAGCCCCTCATCCATGCGCCCGTTCAAGACGCTCCAGAAGCTGTACGACGAGGAAAGCCAGGTGGTCATCACCGAGAAGGGCAGCCCCCCGCGGGCGCTCTTCCACGGCGAGGGCTTCCTGCAGGAGGACCTGCCGGTGGGCACGCGGGTCATCTTCCCGCGTCCCCCCATGGCCGGCGTCCCCAACGTCAAGGCCGCCATCCGCTGGGCCATCAACCACCCGGAGGGCATGGAGCCGCTGCACGCCCTGCTGCGGCCCGGCATGCGGCTGACGTGCGTCATCGACGACATCAGCGTGCCGCTGCCCCCCATGGTGACGCCGGACGTGCGCCAGTCCATCCTGGAGGTGGTGCTGGAGCTGGCCGCCGACAGCGGCGTGGACGACATCCACCTGGTCATCGCCAACGCGCTGCACCGTCGCATGACGGAAGGCGAGATGCGGCGGATGGTGGGGCAGAAGATCTACGACGCGTTCTACCCGGACCGGTACTACAACCACGACGCCGAGGACCCGGACGGCATCGTCGCGCTGGAGCGCACGTCCCACGGTGAAGAGGTCTCCGTCAACCGGCGCGTCGCGGAGAGCGACCTCATCATCTATGTGAACGTGAACTTCGTGCCCATGAACGGCGGGCACAAGTCCATGGGCACCGGCGTGTCCAACTACGCCTCGCTGCGCCACCACCACAACCCGAAGACCATCCGCGAGTCGGACTCCTACATGGAGCCCAAGGCCAGCGCGCTCTACCGGAGCAACGAGCGCATCGGCCGCAACATCGACAAGCACCTGAAGGTCTTCCACATCGAGACGGCGCTGAACAACCGCATGTTCGGCGGGCCCACCGACTTCCTCGCCAAGAAGGAGGAGGACTACACGGAGGCGGACAGGCTGAAGTTCCAGGCCCTGCGCTACACCCTGTCGAAGATGCCGCGCGCGGCGGCGCGCAAGGTGCTCAGCGCGATTCCGGCGCCCTATGAAGTCACCGGCGTGTACGCCGGGGCCACCGAGCCCGCGCACCAGAAGACGCTGGAGACGAGCTGGAAGCAGTACGTGGTGCCGGTGGAGGGGCAGAGCGACATCGTCATCTTCCCCATCCCCTTCATCTCCCCGTACAGCGTCAACTCCATCCTCAACCCGCTGCTCGTGCAGGTGATGGGGCTGGGCTACTTCTACAACCTCAACCGGGGCGTGCCGCTGGTGAAGAAGGGGGGCGTGCTCATCCTCCTGCACCCGGCCTACGACGAGTTCGACCCCGAGCACCACCCCAGCTACATCGAGTTCTTCAACCGGCTGCTGCCGGAGACGCGCGACTCCATGAAGCTGGAGCACAAGTACGAGCGCGAGTTCGCGGAGAACCCCAGCTACGTGCACCTGTACCGCAAGGGCAACGCCTACCACGGCGTGCACCCCTTCTACATGTGGTACTGGGGCGAGAACGGCCGCCAGCACGTGGGCAAGGTCATCGTCGCGGGCGCGGAGAACAACCACGTCCCCGCCCTGATGGGGTGGGACCGCACCGACACGCTCACCGAGGCGATTGAGGAGGCCCGCGGGTTCATGGGCCGCTCGGCCACCATCAGCCTGCTGCGCATTGCCC of Pyxidicoccus xibeiensis contains these proteins:
- a CDS encoding lactate racemase domain-containing protein, producing the protein MRPFKTLQKLYDEESQVVITEKGSPPRALFHGEGFLQEDLPVGTRVIFPRPPMAGVPNVKAAIRWAINHPEGMEPLHALLRPGMRLTCVIDDISVPLPPMVTPDVRQSILEVVLELAADSGVDDIHLVIANALHRRMTEGEMRRMVGQKIYDAFYPDRYYNHDAEDPDGIVALERTSHGEEVSVNRRVAESDLIIYVNVNFVPMNGGHKSMGTGVSNYASLRHHHNPKTIRESDSYMEPKASALYRSNERIGRNIDKHLKVFHIETALNNRMFGGPTDFLAKKEEDYTEADRLKFQALRYTLSKMPRAAARKVLSAIPAPYEVTGVYAGATEPAHQKTLETSWKQYVVPVEGQSDIVIFPIPFISPYSVNSILNPLLVQVMGLGYFYNLNRGVPLVKKGGVLILLHPAYDEFDPEHHPSYIEFFNRLLPETRDSMKLEHKYEREFAENPSYVHLYRKGNAYHGVHPFYMWYWGENGRQHVGKVIVAGAENNHVPALMGWDRTDTLTEAIEEARGFMGRSATISLLRIAPTVMVDVK
- a CDS encoding NAD-dependent epimerase/dehydratase family protein — protein: MRALITGAGGFLGIWLARALAARGDAVTCLLRPGGDASGLAGVAHTRVDGDVTNPASLAPAVVGQDVVFHLAGVRRGATREDFMRVNAEGTRHLCDAMVAAGHRPRLVLAGSLAAMGPSSPTRPHVEEDAFHPHEWYGESKAEAERIAFSYADRLPVTVTRPPRILGPGDRENLTFFKLGKRGIRLELAGGPRPLTMVDVEDVVDLMLLQAGHPQAVGEAFFCAGPGAPLSLEEVQDMGAAALGLHPRTVRLSPWMLTTMASAADGVSRATGRKLPLNRKLARQLLAPAWTCSGAKAERMLGFHPKRDLKDSIRRSAEWYQQQGWL
- a CDS encoding HAD family hydrolase is translated as MPSKAAFFDVDGTLVKTNVVHVYAYYAMNRGSVLGIAGRTLSTAVSVPLFGVMDALDRKTFNEFFYRYYAGLTEDRLVTIAEDMFEDVLEPALFEQSQDLIDQARRSGCKVVLVTGALDFTMRPLARHLGADDLIANKMQFVGGKATGKVIPPIIEGANKANAIRAYCVKEGLALDKCHGYSDSASDYAMLAVVGRPTAVNPDLRLRSIARAYNWPILDLK